From a region of the Rhodococcus sp. 4CII genome:
- a CDS encoding DUF349 domain-containing protein, which translates to MTDSSDAKPAVEPAAQQHDTPKPSVPKPGVAAKPNAPKPHPTPTHALSAPAVAAPPQSDPSKFGRVDDDGTAWVTTADGERQIGSWQAGDAAEGLAHFGRRFDDLATEVALLEARLSSGAGDAKKTKAAAIALAESLPTAAVIGDIDSLAARLDVIVAGSDEAAAHAKHEKELSRQALTERKEELAAEAEHIGAESTQWKAAGDRLREILDEWKTIRGIDRKVDDALWKRYSKARETFNRRRGAHFAELDRERAAAKTKKEELVARAEALSDSTDWGPTAGAFRDLLAEWKAAGRAPREADDNLWKRFKGAQDVFFAARNAASSERDAEFEENAVAKEELLKNAGHIDPSKDIDAARAALRDLQEKWDAIGKVPRERMHDLEGKLRAIEKRVRDAADEEWRRTDPEALARAAQFRERVIQFEEQAAKATAAGKTKDAESALAQAKQWREWAEAAEGAVSGQ; encoded by the coding sequence ATGACCGACAGCAGCGACGCGAAGCCCGCCGTGGAGCCTGCCGCTCAGCAGCACGACACGCCGAAGCCCAGCGTCCCGAAGCCCGGTGTAGCCGCCAAACCGAATGCACCCAAGCCCCACCCCACACCGACGCACGCTCTCTCCGCCCCCGCCGTCGCCGCACCCCCGCAGAGCGATCCCAGCAAGTTCGGCCGCGTCGACGACGACGGCACCGCGTGGGTCACGACCGCGGACGGGGAACGGCAGATCGGCTCGTGGCAGGCCGGAGACGCGGCGGAGGGTCTGGCGCACTTCGGTCGGCGCTTCGACGACCTGGCGACGGAGGTGGCGCTGCTCGAAGCCCGGCTCAGTTCCGGTGCCGGCGATGCGAAGAAGACCAAGGCCGCCGCGATCGCGCTCGCCGAATCCCTCCCGACCGCCGCGGTGATCGGTGACATCGATTCGCTTGCTGCCCGTCTCGACGTCATCGTCGCCGGATCCGACGAGGCCGCCGCCCACGCCAAACACGAGAAGGAACTGTCGCGGCAGGCTCTCACCGAACGTAAGGAAGAACTCGCCGCCGAGGCCGAGCACATCGGCGCCGAATCCACTCAGTGGAAGGCCGCCGGCGATCGGTTACGCGAGATCCTCGACGAATGGAAGACGATCCGCGGGATCGACCGGAAGGTCGACGACGCCCTGTGGAAGCGGTATTCGAAGGCGCGGGAGACGTTCAACCGGCGTCGCGGTGCGCACTTCGCCGAACTCGATCGTGAACGCGCCGCCGCGAAGACGAAGAAGGAAGAACTCGTCGCCCGGGCCGAGGCGCTGTCCGACTCCACCGACTGGGGTCCGACCGCAGGCGCGTTCCGGGATCTGCTCGCGGAGTGGAAAGCCGCCGGGCGCGCGCCGCGCGAAGCCGACGACAACCTGTGGAAGCGGTTCAAGGGCGCCCAGGACGTGTTCTTCGCGGCCCGCAACGCCGCGTCCTCCGAACGCGACGCCGAGTTCGAGGAGAACGCGGTCGCGAAGGAGGAGTTGCTGAAGAACGCCGGCCACATCGATCCGTCCAAGGACATCGACGCCGCACGGGCGGCCCTTCGCGACCTGCAGGAGAAGTGGGACGCCATCGGCAAGGTTCCCCGTGAGCGGATGCACGACCTCGAGGGCAAGCTCCGGGCCATCGAGAAGCGCGTCCGCGACGCCGCGGACGAGGAATGGCGTCGCACCGACCCGGAGGCACTCGCCCGGGCTGCCCAGTTCCGTGAACGGGTCATCCAGTTCGAGGAGCAGGCAGCCAAGGCCACCGCTGCCGGCAAGACGAAGGACGCCGAGAGCGCCCTCGCGCAGGCCAAGCAGTGGCGCGAATGGGCCGAGGCGGCCGAGGGCGCCGTCAGCGGCCAGTAG
- a CDS encoding amino acid ABC transporter ATP-binding protein, which translates to MISMKSVNKHFGALHVLQEIDLEVPRGQVVIVLGPSGSGKSTLCRTINRLEPIDSGEIAVDGKVLPAEGKALAALRADVGMVFQSFNLFAHKTILENVMLAPVKVRKKSSGDAKTKAYELLERVGIANQADKYPAQLSGGQQQRVAIARALAMDPKVMLFDEPTSALDPEMVNEVLDVMTSLAKEGMTMLVVTHEMGFARKAGDRVLFMADGQIVEDSEPATFFTAPKSERAKDFLGKILSH; encoded by the coding sequence ATGATCTCGATGAAATCGGTGAACAAACACTTCGGCGCCCTCCACGTCCTGCAGGAGATCGACCTCGAAGTCCCTCGCGGGCAGGTCGTGATCGTCCTCGGACCGTCCGGTTCGGGGAAGTCGACGCTGTGCCGGACCATCAATCGGCTCGAGCCGATCGACTCCGGCGAGATCGCCGTGGACGGCAAGGTGCTGCCCGCCGAGGGCAAGGCGCTGGCGGCTCTGCGCGCGGATGTGGGCATGGTGTTCCAGTCGTTCAACCTGTTCGCCCACAAGACGATCCTCGAGAACGTGATGCTCGCACCGGTCAAGGTGCGGAAGAAGAGCAGCGGCGACGCGAAGACCAAGGCCTACGAGCTTCTCGAGCGTGTCGGCATCGCCAATCAGGCGGACAAGTATCCGGCGCAGTTGTCCGGCGGCCAGCAGCAGCGGGTGGCGATCGCCCGCGCGCTCGCCATGGATCCCAAGGTCATGCTGTTCGACGAGCCGACGTCCGCACTCGACCCGGAAATGGTCAACGAGGTCCTCGATGTCATGACCTCGCTCGCCAAGGAGGGCATGACCATGCTCGTGGTCACCCACGAGATGGGCTTCGCCCGGAAGGCCGGCGACCGGGTCCTCTTCATGGCCGACGGCCAGATCGTCGAGGACTCCGAACCCGCCACCTTCTTCACCGCTCC
- the miaB gene encoding tRNA (N6-isopentenyl adenosine(37)-C2)-methylthiotransferase MiaB: protein MDTIDQNPRRSYEVRTYGCQMNVHDSERLSGLLEDAGYTRAETGQAPDLVVFNTCAVRENADNKLYGNLSHLAPAKEQNPDMQIAVGGCLAQKDRDVVVKKAPWVDVVFGTHNIGSLPALLDRARHNQRAEVEILDALEAFPSTLPAKRESAYAGWVSISVGCNNTCTFCIVPALRGKEVDRRPGDILAEVQALVNEGVVEVTLLGQNVNAYGVSFADPDQPRDRGAFAALLRACGEIDGLERVRFTSPHPAEFTDDVIEAMAETPTVCPQLHMPLQSGSDRVLKAMRRSYRKSRFLGIIEKVRTAMPHAAITTDIIVGFPGETEEDFQDTLDVVRQARFTSAFTFQYSKRPGTPAAEMDEQLPKAVVQERYERLIALQEAITLEENQKLVGAEVELLVAAGEGRKNAETARMSGRARDGRLVHFRPEGNLDGNIRPGDVVTIVVSAAAPHHLVADTPVLTHRRTRAGDSFEKGVTPKTPPIGVGLGLPQIGAPAPLPAQMGCNA from the coding sequence GTGGACACGATCGACCAGAACCCTCGCCGCAGCTACGAGGTGCGCACGTACGGCTGCCAGATGAACGTGCACGACTCCGAACGGCTGTCGGGGCTGCTCGAGGACGCGGGCTACACGAGGGCGGAAACCGGGCAGGCGCCGGACCTCGTCGTCTTCAACACCTGCGCGGTGCGCGAGAACGCCGACAACAAGCTGTACGGCAATCTGAGTCATCTGGCGCCGGCCAAGGAGCAGAACCCCGACATGCAGATCGCGGTCGGCGGGTGCCTGGCGCAGAAGGACCGCGACGTCGTCGTGAAGAAGGCACCGTGGGTCGACGTCGTCTTCGGCACCCACAACATCGGGTCGCTTCCCGCCCTGCTGGACCGGGCCCGCCACAACCAGCGCGCCGAGGTCGAGATCCTCGACGCCCTGGAGGCGTTTCCGTCGACGCTGCCCGCCAAGCGGGAGTCCGCGTACGCCGGCTGGGTGTCCATCTCCGTCGGCTGCAACAACACGTGCACGTTCTGCATCGTGCCCGCGCTGCGCGGCAAGGAGGTCGACCGCCGCCCGGGCGACATCCTCGCCGAGGTGCAGGCGCTGGTGAACGAAGGCGTCGTCGAGGTCACGCTGCTCGGGCAGAACGTCAATGCGTACGGCGTGTCCTTCGCCGATCCGGACCAGCCCCGTGACCGCGGGGCGTTCGCCGCGCTGCTGAGGGCCTGCGGCGAGATCGACGGCCTCGAGCGTGTCCGATTCACGTCTCCGCATCCGGCCGAGTTCACCGACGACGTCATCGAGGCGATGGCCGAGACCCCCACCGTGTGCCCGCAGTTGCACATGCCGTTGCAGTCCGGTTCGGACCGCGTGCTCAAGGCGATGCGCCGCTCCTACCGGAAGTCGCGGTTCCTCGGAATCATCGAGAAGGTGCGCACCGCGATGCCGCACGCGGCGATCACCACCGACATCATCGTCGGCTTCCCCGGTGAGACCGAGGAGGATTTCCAGGACACGCTCGATGTGGTCCGGCAGGCGCGGTTCACCAGTGCCTTCACCTTCCAGTACTCGAAGCGACCCGGCACCCCGGCGGCGGAGATGGACGAACAGCTGCCCAAGGCCGTGGTCCAGGAACGGTACGAACGTCTCATCGCGTTGCAGGAAGCCATCACCCTCGAAGAGAACCAAAAGCTCGTCGGAGCCGAGGTGGAACTGCTCGTCGCAGCCGGAGAGGGCCGCAAGAACGCGGAGACCGCCCGGATGAGCGGACGCGCCCGCGACGGCCGGCTCGTCCACTTCCGGCCGGAGGGAAACCTCGACGGGAACATCCGGCCGGGCGACGTCGTCACCATCGTGGTCAGCGCCGCCGCCCCGCACCACCTCGTCGCCGACACCCCGGTCCTGACCCACCGCCGCACCCGCGCGGGGGACTCCTTCGAGAAGGGCGTCACCCCCAAGACCCCGCCGATCGGCGTCGGGCTCGGACTGCCGCAGATCGGTGCGCCCGCACCACTGCCCGCTCAGATGGGATGCAACGCATGA